The segment aaaaatgaatttttattttgtatttttttgtttttgaccCCTAAAAGATGAGCTTCACAAAATGTGTGTTATGTCGTGAGGTTGGGTGGGATTTAAACGTAGGTaaccaataaaaattatattgccTCCGAGGGTTAACATCAATGAGGAATGGGTAATGTATACCATGGATATAGTCGTCTCTTTCGATGGATTAAATTTTAGAGCTCTAACACTGTAAATGTATTCTATGCGTGATTCTCGAGACTATAAATGTGAATACGGGGGTTTAAATTTTCACTGCGAGGGACAATTTTTGGTAGACGATCGATACAGAGAGATATACTCAAGGTTGAATATAaagcatttaaatattttactcagtaaaataattcaaattaatatatagatatttttatttttcaaaatttgaaaataacatCAACTTTGTCTCTACTttgtaatgtaattttttcttctcaagTATATACAGACATTTGTGTGtcaaaaaagtaatttaaaataaatcccattttgaattaattaatttcaagctTTGGGCCacgtttgaaaattttaaaatttatattatattaattattattattatttgaatagtccaaaaaaaaaacctataatCTTTTACAATGCTTTTCATTCAGGCAAAATGTGAACGATATTAACTATGCGCTCTGGAAaactatattatattatatttcaagattttttttttttttctcattttttattccattatCTCAATTCTTTTCAACTttgtatgaaaattataatatggTTTTGTAAAATCTATCAAACTGTATGtgtataaaatgaattaaatttaaattttttattatttttttttttcattattaatattttatgaaaaccaGATTTGACGAAGATTAAATAACTGTTTCAACTCGTCTTAAAcagtttaaaaacaattttttattttcttttacagCTTATAGTTATGACTCATAACTcgtgatgaaaattaaaaatagttttttatttttattaatcagaGAAAAGAAAAGGTGTTGAAAAAATACCACAGTGGACCACAAACCGAATGTTCAATgattcataacaaaaaaaaaaaggttccaaaaaataaataattaaataagttgaaataaataaaataaaaaaaaataaaaaattaacaatgtcaGCATTGTATTGACcgccaaaaaatttttttacacttatatattttcagtttaaaaataaaataaaaaacaaaccacAACGACGATTTGGGACaaccataaaattattaaaatattatttatgctCAGTAATGTCGAGTCTGTTTAAGGTCATGTAAATTTATGCTGATACCACATGCAATTTTActtattacataattttcatatacaaaatcataaaacaattcaatatattttgaaaattattttaacattttcaatTAGGCATTTAttatatcgaaaaaataatgtattttcagttaattattatgatgataatttactGATAAgtctatttataataattaaatccttcaatttatttcattcaatttatcaaacattgttttttatttttttgtgtgattgatttcattataatgttactttaattttaaattactttttgaaCCGCATAGACATGCCTGGTAGTTTCAATTGGGATTGAGTTTGTCGATTTATTGAGCGACACAGAATTTAAAGTGCATGtattgatacatttttttttaaacgatcCAAAAATCTCATTATCTCTGGGCATTGCAAAATGACACGAAAAACAAATCAactatacaatatatatatttcaaactaACATcgtaaaattttcttaacaatttttataatatttcattacgattattattatatttatcaagactttttattttttttcgtaaggCAATATATGAAAGCATGCACCAAATGTAACTGAGtgcatattgattttttttctaccaaggTTTACGATTTGACAAGCTGACTagaagcataaaaaaaaaaaaaacttttcctACCTcccaaatataaaaaaaatatatagaaaaattaaaaaaaaaaaaattgtttgacatacacacaattttatttcattcgcATCGTTATATCGTAACAGGTGCAAAagcattttaaattgaatttttttcattttcatctaACCAACGAATAAAcactgaataaataaatatatattttatgcaagtatgtcattaaaaaaaaaatttgaaaataaggTATATTATGGAAcgagttaattttaaaaaattatccaacatAGGTAGAAGTATTAAGTATATGATTTGCAAATtagttatcatttttattggttacaaaatgcaaaattaaattttttttttgcaagtgcGTATGTATTATTAATGTCATGTTGCAGACTTTAACTTACTATCGTCGTAATTTGTGTTTATTTACCGCCCGCGTTTCTCACTAATGACACCTCACTGTGGtcccataaaatttttttcccatCTTCGTTTTTCTTGTGTCTACTTGTTCATGTATATAAAACCAAGGGAGTACCTTCGATATACAGCTTGGAAATTTCTAATGACCGTTATGGTAAAGCTCCGTTATGTACGCAtcgtattttcttttttttatttaatcatgaataatattttattttattattagcaaGGAGATCCTGTATTGCCTGAGTTGgctaataaaaattgatagaaaaaaaaaaagcaacaataAAACGCAAAACtcaaattatcatataaaaatttaaaaaaaaattatggtatTGTCATTGTGAATGATAAAACAGTTGaaagtaatataaaaacaaaatcaaaatatataaatttatgtaaaaaaaaaaaaaaaaacaaaaaagtaaagAAGAAACTTGAATCTacccttgaaaaaaaaaagaaaaaaaaaaatgacatgttATAGCGAAGATTCGATACGGGGCGTATAGCTTAACTTTGGCTGAATTGATTTAtgtactataaaaaaaaaaaaaaaagccagtAATAATAGTGTAGATTAGAGTGTTCGTGTCGTCGGCagttaaaaaatacatcatcCACGTAAGCAAGGAAGAGACGCGAAATGTTTTTAGGTACTGGTATTACGTGTGAGtagagatgaaaaataaatataagtatatatatttatttatttttttcttgccctgtatatatataaacacttGGTCCAACGATAATTCCTCGCCTAAGCAATAAAATGCAGATAAAGGGCGGCTCGTTGTTAAGAAGCAATGGCTCGcatgaaaacaaaaatgcGTATGCTATTTTAGAGATAGTATAGCgtggaaataaatatatctaaagGGCACATATGGAACgttcaatcaataaataaataaaaaaaaaaaatctggttATGATAAGGTATGAATTGCCATTACTAATCATTcaaatagcttttttattgaAACGAGATATACTGACTTTGTAGAAATGTTGAATCGTAAATGTCGTATCAATTCACTGAACCATATATTAAACTGGCTGTTAAATCAACCatccaaatattttttttttttttttttttaataaaatatacaaccaGCAtgcatcaaaatttataacaaaagaTACATAATATTCgacctttatatttttttttaataatttttcttttataaatggAACATAGATTTATCGCCTAAAAATAcacacatttatataaatgtatatgtgttcatttttatatttgtcatGTCCatcaaaaatactttttttaaaataaactttaaagccgaaaaaaaaatataaataaaaaacttttgctGCTTTTGAACTTTTATCACTGTTGCGGTCACCAAGGtgacttttttattcatatacacTATACAAattcatatgaatttttatttattatttttatatttttttcgggGCCcagacttgaaaaaaaaaaaaaacgaaaaaaatataaatacaagagCTGCACTAATATAcgtttatatgaaatttttttatttatttattattcgttttttttttttttttttgagtcgtatatattaattaattttattgatgaatattaaaaagaaaaaattaaatttgatatttaacaaaagttgaaaaaatattgattttatattttatgtaacATTCTGTTACCTCGGTTtcaaattaaacatttaaattacgtAATTAATTTAGTCATACTGTGTACAtgcttcattaaaaataatacttaaacaaatattataagtCTTTAATGTCAACAATGATCACTTGAATATATACATCATAacgtttattaatattttaatacatcaTTGCCATTCAAACGAGGAGCAAGATATTTcgatatttcatatatttacgtaactgttgaataaaaaattgattggaCTTAAATTTACAACACTTGGGCTTGTAATTGTTTCGAATTGTTTTGgaattgaagaagaaaatcaacaatataCCATGATtcatacaataattatattttgtcttCTATTTTTAGGAGTCATTGAAATTCAAGTAAGTTGTATATTtagttatcaaattaattacgattaaagatagtaaagaaaattatttaattcaaatttataatggAAATTTTAGGCAAATGAAAACccttataaaattacaaagtgTGAAAAAAgagttgatgaatttttaacacGTGTTGAATCAGTTACAAGATTTATAAATAGTGCTGATTTTGGTGGTTTTTGGAAAACACGATATGATTTATGTAGTTCATCATTGGAAAATATGTCTGCggatttaattgaaaataaaaaacactatTATGATCACaacaaaacaattgaaaatttaccaaaagaaCAAAGAAATGAATCTCATTTATGTTTGAGTAAAAATCAACTTTTAGTTTTTGAAGAATATCATGCTAGTCATgcagaaattgaaaattgtatatttagaTTTTACTCTGATATTCATcgtaaaaaacttgaattttttaaggATATATTTTGGACAGCACAAACAATAAGAGGTTTAAAACGTAAATGTTCAAAAAATGCAGAAGAAACAATTgaagatgttgaaaaatatggtTCAAGTATTGgaacatatgaaaataatttagcaaatattaaaaatttaataaaaacaaaagaagcTGATAAAGATGGTATTGCTAAAGTTGCTGATTGTTGTCAACAATCATatgaaatatttcatcataCACTTAATTCAACAGTTTATTCATTGTATCATAATTGTACCATAAAAAAAGAGCCAGTAATTGtaaaaccaaaaataaaagaaccCATACCTGAAGATCCTAGATGGCAACGTTTACCAAGATGTTAtagatttgtatttattagattttgttaatttaatttatgaaaaataaataatatttaaaatacataaacaagtttaattagaaaaaaattatttatgaactttaaaatattttaaattcaatctattgaattttttaaattctagaCACTTTGATTAATCTTAAAcacaaattgttttattattcaagCATAATccttctttttaaataaaacagtgATAATATATTTCACCAAGTTCCATTAAACAATGGTCGATCCTGAGTATAGGGATTCAGTAAGAGAGTGAGTGACATTGCAAATCCTTTGTGGCTAGTGAGACTTAGACTAGTGTACTTTACTTTGGGTAAAATTGCCATGCTACTCAGACCTCTGTCGTACTAAAATCAGACAGAATTTCAAAGCTTCATACATCATTCTGAGATTAGAAAGACTAATGATCTTCACTAATGATAACCAATTTCAGTGTgatattttacttgatttttaattaaacttttatttgataaaaaaatatttaattgttttaaaactcttaaataaaaataaactaatcaaTTAATCTTTTCtaaaagaatttttagaaattttaaaaatcaaatttatatttttcatacaaacacaagaaatatatttattttatttttctacttgttGTTCACCCTAACAAATTGTCTTTAATTAAACTTCATAAAAGTATTtacatctatatatttatattattattattatttttttttttaatatttatttttattaatgtatatTGAAATGACAAGGACTAGGGGCTGACACAAAGTTCAATAGTAAATCATCTTGAGGACATTCATAGAACCACCACTGTTCCTTCAGCCCTTGGACTTTTGCTTGCACTTACCCTCTCCTATTGACCCTCGCCCACCCTATTCTTTAAGCCTTGTGGTCACCGAGTACACCAGCCTCAACATAAATCGTAAACATCATCCCCATATACTCAACACAACAAACATTCATCCTCTCTGGTAATGATAACGTTTCTTCACGCATGACTTTATATATatcctttttcatttttagaattaaaacaaGTTATAAATGCAGACAAGgacaacaaattaaatttccaaAATTTCAGTCAactacatttattattatatacccCATGTCGagataacaaattaaattacatattttatatatatgtattttctaattttctaataatggAAGACATTATAACCAACTGGTGATTTCACACTTGTGACATATTGcatttatgaaattaatattattaagtgttgaaaaaaacaaatagaattgtgaatttttatatcgttaaaaatatataaaatatagaaaaaaaatacaaggcatttaaaaattaattggcatgtattttttaattgattattaaagtaaatgatttatttttaaaaagtttgtgGACAGTCTGTCGATAtatgactgaaaaaaaaactttggaTTTTAATAATGACGAGGTGGTTCACTATTGGACAGTAAAACcgattaaatttacatataagTCATAagttaatatgaataattgatATTCTTTGAAACTTTCAATTAtatggaaataaatatttttatacaagtaTACGTATaagtacataaaaaaaaaaagaaaaaaaataaaatccacgtaattttattaaagcaacgattcatatttttaaattattaataaaattgtggattaaaaaaaaataacaataataatagaataaaaaagaaaataataattttcattttaaaataaaatattgtgcaATATATTGCGTTGTGAAATTAAAAGGTCGATTCGTAcgatataaaaacaattaacattgTGACAAacagtcattaaaaaaatttaaaaaattaaaaaaataaaataaaatacagatgatttattatttcaatcattACTCAATCagtttattatgaaaaaaaattaaagtactaactttaatgatttttataaaatgaaattttttatttttatatttgttttattttttaaatttttaaaattataaaacttcgataattaataataaataataattaaaaaaaataaaactatcaaGAACTGGCATTAACTGATGTTTGAACTACAAATCTGTCATACCATAAACACATACTGCTaccagaaaatataaaaagaaagaaaaaaaaaaaaaaacatatttaaattttatttaatatttttcgtttggtctttgtatttatttttagataatctatttttctttttcatttttcaacatTTCCATATATCAAAATGTGATGCTTTACGCAATGTCTCAACAATTggtagataatttttttcataggaaaaaaaaaataaaataaaactgggAAGTGATATTTCTTTATTGCAAATCGAGCATACTTTTAGTTTACCAGATGTTATCTCTTCAGTGTTAAATGAGCATGATGacatcatgaaaatttattaatgtcaaaaattgaaaaaaaaaaaattcaaatatattcttagatttttattttttaatttattattattaaaattctacaaaaaaaaaaaaaaaaaaaaaaaaaaaaaaataatcacatttgcaattgatgatattaatatttaatatttttttatgactttaaaaaaaattattttttcccattaagattttaatatttcaataaaaattaatttcgaattaaaatatatttttttgcaaaactTGCGTAACAATATAAATGAACCATTTTAATCGTCTTTGTGTTGATTTGAAGCTTGAGAAAGCGAGCATCATTTTGCTTTCTataagtatttgaaaaaataataatgttacttTTAACTTGTACGTGATGGAGTATAATATATGtggcaaataaatttaagataaataatgaaataaaataaaattgtgattGCAATTCATCTTGAGATAAATATAACGGATCTCACTTTttcaatcattaaatattattattatataattttaattttttattattatattccgtatataataaaaaataaaatttaaaaaaaaaaaaaacacagtcATTATGGTTAAATCGATTTGTCAAAAGCTCCTGTAACATAGacacattaaatatattttaatctaattttatattaactcAATTTAATAGGTCATTGAGTGTATATAGAAAGTcacttcaatttattttacatataaaatttaaaatatataataaaaataaatatatatataaattttatttcaacgttGTAACATGAGATTTAAATTGCTGAGAAACAATTGCATGTACAATTTGGTTTAAAAACAAGATAGAACGTTGCATCGTCGGCGAACAAGCTCAAAATCCTTTTATGGCTGTTGTATCACCACGACGAATCACTAATCACCAGTTTGCCAGTCCAGTCAATAAGATACTTTTGCGCTTCTATTTTACCCAAGAAGACTATCTTGTTTTATAGCTTTTTTAGCATTATTAAAGTTTGACTTTACGAGCAAGATTAACCTAAAATACCAATGGAAATGTGTATAATATCTTTGGTCTTTAAAAAGACTCACaactatatatacacaaactGCATTCATATATAGTAtacatatgaattttaattattaatgtctCGAATGGTCACTCGTCACGTCAATTAGTCGACAATGTTGTCCTCCCTCATggctgaatatttttttttttactttttcatatttgatttatgattgaaaaatattgttgtttttcattCTCTTCAGgatattctttctttttttttttttcaattttatcttttagcttaatttatattttcaaataatttttttatacatcatgttttatatatatgaaataaaaatactatgatgacaatataattataataaatatgtaaataaatatctcattgttcagataattttaatgatatttgtaGTGactgcaaatttatttatgatttattatgaagcaatttgttattcaattaatGTATTAATGTATACACACTGtcaattcaatatattattaatcctGTTATCCACAAGATTCATCGtgtgaatttattgaaatttaaatattcaatcaataaacgcggtataatttaaaagttcaaaaagaaaaaaatatattattgatcgTATTATtggatataattaaaattaattactatctcatttttttttgtacttaataaatatatattaaaaaattataaatttatataacaggtaaaatattttattaagatattttaaaaatatataaaaaataaataacttcgagtataatatcatttaaaacatataaatatttttatgaatttaataaaatataatgttgtgtttttattgataagaTAATGTAAATCGACActattaagaaaaattatatttatatgtatacatgtgAGAGTTGATGTACCATTGGTGGACTTTAAACAGTTATGGGAATCAGGTCGTTTGTATATTATTACACAAGCAAGATGGGCGAGGCAAAAATCATTGCTTtgactttttatatatatgtatacatatctCAAGCTTCATACGAGTGAAAGTGCAAATTTTACTCTTTAAACCATATGTTCATTTCAGcatttgatatattatatatataatatattttcaaacaattattgattAGTCCCGGTTGTCTTTGAATTAACGCCTTTAAAGTATCGAacaatttacatatttaatttttagatttaattaattattgcttaataaaaaaaaatattggtatgtctattattttattaattgaattattgaaaaaataaaattcaattttcatttgaaaataaaattctttataaattgtgcATTAAAAGTTCAACAAGGTAATGCCACTTTCAGGTTCAAAtagaatgtttaaaatttaatacagaGGCAGTTGCTTCTTGCATAGGGTCATACCAGGTCAATATTCCATGAACATTCTAGACGCTTCTGAGGTACttgaatttgtatatatatatatatatatatatatgtatgtatagcCACAAGACGCATCAAAACTTTCACAtggtttgattatttattcgtATAGCCAAATCCAATCACACCTTGTGGATAACCATTATTTGATTTCTGATATTGAAGCAAGATGAAAATCAGTGTGATCAATGTTTATACCTTTAGAAAATTAGACTTGGGTATATCGAATGTAACAAGCTTTGtaatacttgtatatatatatttatactttggTCCCGTGACACTGAAATTAGGATTACTGTTTGTTGTTTCAAAGTAACATGCGGTATGGAATACTTTATTATACTCTATGTATTTCTTGGTaactttgaaaattgtttatcaaagtTTTGATTGTATCACATAACCAAGAAATTTTGGGTGACCAAATAGTTGActaaagtttaaatattttaactatcttaatcaatatatatgaaattactatcatttttttaagtaatatcaagtatattaaatatatgagatgaaaatttaatattatatttaaatataatatacgtttattattcatatcatATTACATGACAAATTCGACAGCGatagagagagaaaaaaaatttatttttaaacaaaatcaaGTCAATCCATATTCATGAAGTTAAATCTCCGAGAAATTTGAGATGACCAGGGTATTTAAAcagtaaatatacatatactgtaaccatatacatatactttacattgtttatatacataaaaaaaggGAGAGTTATCCATTGGTCACAAAGGGGCGAGTGGGGTAGAAATTCAAAATGTGAAATTCGTGCTtgatcaatatatatatatatgtatatgtatatccATATATTCACAAAAAGGGTTGTCCATATAGTACCATAGACTATCGTTAAGATTAGCATCACAACCCTCCGAGGTGTGAGATCTCGTTCATTCGACCGATAACGCTGGACAATTTTCGGACCTTCATGTGAAGACCCCCATAGGCTCGTCGACCCTATCTAGCATACAATACCTCTCTAATATATACCATAAAACTCACTTGGCAAGCATGAAGAGCTCTGCTCATTTTTGCTTGAATGCCTCGAAACCATTTCAGAATAAT is part of the Aphidius gifuensis isolate YNYX2018 linkage group LG1, ASM1490517v1, whole genome shotgun sequence genome and harbors:
- the LOC122847873 gene encoding uncharacterized protein LOC122847873, with product MIHTIIIFCLLFLGVIEIQANENPYKITKCEKRVDEFLTRVESVTRFINSADFGGFWKTRYDLCSSSLENMSADLIENKKHYYDHNKTIENLPKEQRNESHLCLSKNQLLVFEEYHASHAEIENCIFRFYSDIHRKKLEFFKDIFWTAQTIRGLKRKCSKNAEETIEDVEKYGSSIGTYENNLANIKNLIKTKEADKDGIAKVADCCQQSYEIFHHTLNSTVYSLYHNCTIKKEPVIVKPKIKEPIPEDPRWQRLPRCYRFVFIRFC